In Nicotiana tabacum cultivar K326 chromosome 19, ASM71507v2, whole genome shotgun sequence, one DNA window encodes the following:
- the LOC107827380 gene encoding uncharacterized protein LOC107827380 isoform X1 encodes MVMVIQYSIGRSAIQIASAFRHCHISYHLACCVRVMRAFSTATENSSSSGAHYNNKVSNKPPICTADELHYVSLNASDWRLALWRYLPPPQAPRRNHPLLLLSGVGTNAIGYDLSPESSFARYMCNQGFDTWILEVRGTGLSVQESDSKNIEKSAHTASNEMEAATDNANDRGLSASQQSTDVQGASEKHDAALVKEEPTVVSTVWDESRVVAKLTDAFMRLSERVSGFVSGSQSKIVSAKLVHQISKLLEDSFLYKRVNAIRKKLLSLLETRENSAVLTSQVGELSKKLVNIFEEGQRSVSSPLFDLQERLTTRIGDFQEQVDLILKYDWDFDHYLEEDVPAAMEYIKVQTRPKDDKLLAIGHSMGGILLYARLSRCGLEGREPGLAAVVTLASSLDYTSSKSALKLLLPLADPAQVLNVPVIPLRTLLAAAYPLSSRAPYVLAWLNEMISATDMMHPDSLKKLVQNSFCNIPAKLLLQLATAFQEQGLRDRSGKIYYKDHLHKSSVPVLALAGDLDQICPPEAVYAETVKLIPENLVNYKVFGDADGPHYAHYDLVGGHMATEQLYPCIVQFLSRYDGTS; translated from the exons ATGGTTATGGTGATTCAATACAGTATTGGCCGATCGGCAATACAAATTGCCTCTGCCTTCCGCCATTGCCACATTTCTTATCATCTGGCATGTTGTGTGAGAGTGATGAGAGCTTTCTCGACTGCAACAGAAAACAGCAGCAGCAGCGGCGCTCATTATAATAATAAGGTGTCGAATAAGCCACCAATATGCACCGCCGACGAGCTCCACTACGTCTCCCTTAATGCTTCTGATTGGAGACTTGCTCTCTGGCGCTACCTTCCCCCTCCCCAG GCTCCAAGGAGAAATCATCCGCTTCTTCTGTTGTCAGGCGTAGGGACTAATGCCATTGGATATGATCTTTCGCCTGAG TCATCATTTGCTCGGTACATGTGTAATCAAGGATTTGATACTTGGATTCTTGAAGTTCGTGGGACTGGGTTGAGCGTGCAGGAATCGGATTCCAAAAATATTGAGAAGTCTGCGCACACAGCATCTAATGAGATGGAAGCTGCCACTGATAATGCTAATGACAGAGGTCTTTCTGCATCACAGCAGTCCACAGATGTCCAGGGCGCCTCAGAAAAGCATGATGCAGCCTTGGTCAAAGAAGAGCCCACTGTGGTTTCAACAGTATGGGATGAGTCACGAGTGGTGGCTAAACTTACAGACGCTTTTATGCGCTTGTCAGAGAGAGTCTCTGGCTTTGTCAGTGGAAGTCAGTCGAAGATTGTCTCTGCTAAACTTGTTCATCAAATATCAAAATTATTGGAGGATTCTTTCCTTTACAAACGGGTTAACGCAATAAGGAAGAAATTGTTAAGTCTGCTCGAGACGAGGGAGAACTCAGCTGTCCTCACTAGCCAAGTCGGGGAACTGAGCAAAAAGCTAGTAAATATCTTTGAAGAAGGTCAACGTTCTGTTTCATCCCCATTATTTGATCTGCAAGAGCGTCTAACAACTAGAATAGGAGATTTTCAGGAACAGGTTGACTTAATCCTCAAGTATGATTGGGACTTTGATCATTACCTGGAAGAGGATGTCCCTGCTGCG ATGGAATATATAAAGGTCCAAACTAGACCAAAGGATGATAAACTACTCGCAATTGGACATTCTATGGGAGGAATATTACTGTATGCCAGGCTATCACGGTGTG GTTTGGAAGGGAGAGAGCCTGGATTAGCTGCTGTTGTTACTTTGGCTTCATCACTTGATTACACATCATCTAAGTCCGCACTCAAACTGCTTCTACCCCTT GCTGATCCTGCTCAGGTTCTCAACGTTCCTGTCATTCCTCTACGGACATTACTGGCTGCTGCTTATCCTCTTTCATCTCGCGCTCCTTATGTCTTGGCTTGGCTTAATGAAATGATATCTGCCACAGACATGATGCATCCAGACTCGCTGAAAAAGCTTGTGCAGAACAGCTTTT GCAATATTCCTGCTAAACTTCTTTTGCAGTTGGCTACAGCTTTTCAGGAGCAAGGGCTCCGTGATAGAAGTGGTAAAATTTACTACAAGGATCACCTTCACAAAAGTAGTGTGCCTGTCTTGGCTCTTGCTGGAGATCTAGACCAGATCTGCCCACCGGAAGCTGTATATG CAGAAACGGTGAAGCTTATTCCTGAGAACTTGGTGAACTACAAAGTGTTTGGGGATGCTGATGGTCCACATTATGCTCATTATGACTTGGTGGGAGGACACATG GCAACAGAACAATTGTATCCCTGCATAGTCCAATTTTTAAGCCGATATGATGGGACAAGCTAG
- the LOC107827380 gene encoding uncharacterized protein LOC107827380 isoform X2 has product MVMVIQYSIGRSAIQIASAFRHCHISYHLACCVRVMRAFSTATENSSSSGAHYNNKVSNKPPICTADELHYVSLNASDWRLALWRYLPPPQAPRRNHPLLLLSGVGTNAIGYDLSPESSFARYMCNQGFDTWILEVRGTGLSVQESDSKNIEKSAHTASNEMEAATDNANDRGLSASQQSTDVQGASEKHDAALVKEEPTVVSTVWDESRVVAKLTDAFMRLSERVSGFVSGSQSKIVSAKLVHQISKLLEDSFLYKRVNAIRKKLLSLLETRENSAVLTSQVGELSKKLVNIFEEGQRSVSSPLFDLQERLTTRIGDFQEQVDLILKYDWDFDHYLEEDVPAAMEYIKVQTRPKDDKLLAIGHSMGGILLYARLSRCGLEGREPGLAAVVTLASSLDYTSSKSALKLLLPLADPAQVLNVPVIPLRTLLAAAYPLSSRAPYVLAWLNEMISATDMMHPDSLKKLVQNSFCNIPAKLLLQLATAFQEQGLRDRSGKIYYKDHLHKSSVPVLALAGDLDQICPPEAVYETVKLIPENLVNYKVFGDADGPHYAHYDLVGGHMATEQLYPCIVQFLSRYDGTS; this is encoded by the exons ATGGTTATGGTGATTCAATACAGTATTGGCCGATCGGCAATACAAATTGCCTCTGCCTTCCGCCATTGCCACATTTCTTATCATCTGGCATGTTGTGTGAGAGTGATGAGAGCTTTCTCGACTGCAACAGAAAACAGCAGCAGCAGCGGCGCTCATTATAATAATAAGGTGTCGAATAAGCCACCAATATGCACCGCCGACGAGCTCCACTACGTCTCCCTTAATGCTTCTGATTGGAGACTTGCTCTCTGGCGCTACCTTCCCCCTCCCCAG GCTCCAAGGAGAAATCATCCGCTTCTTCTGTTGTCAGGCGTAGGGACTAATGCCATTGGATATGATCTTTCGCCTGAG TCATCATTTGCTCGGTACATGTGTAATCAAGGATTTGATACTTGGATTCTTGAAGTTCGTGGGACTGGGTTGAGCGTGCAGGAATCGGATTCCAAAAATATTGAGAAGTCTGCGCACACAGCATCTAATGAGATGGAAGCTGCCACTGATAATGCTAATGACAGAGGTCTTTCTGCATCACAGCAGTCCACAGATGTCCAGGGCGCCTCAGAAAAGCATGATGCAGCCTTGGTCAAAGAAGAGCCCACTGTGGTTTCAACAGTATGGGATGAGTCACGAGTGGTGGCTAAACTTACAGACGCTTTTATGCGCTTGTCAGAGAGAGTCTCTGGCTTTGTCAGTGGAAGTCAGTCGAAGATTGTCTCTGCTAAACTTGTTCATCAAATATCAAAATTATTGGAGGATTCTTTCCTTTACAAACGGGTTAACGCAATAAGGAAGAAATTGTTAAGTCTGCTCGAGACGAGGGAGAACTCAGCTGTCCTCACTAGCCAAGTCGGGGAACTGAGCAAAAAGCTAGTAAATATCTTTGAAGAAGGTCAACGTTCTGTTTCATCCCCATTATTTGATCTGCAAGAGCGTCTAACAACTAGAATAGGAGATTTTCAGGAACAGGTTGACTTAATCCTCAAGTATGATTGGGACTTTGATCATTACCTGGAAGAGGATGTCCCTGCTGCG ATGGAATATATAAAGGTCCAAACTAGACCAAAGGATGATAAACTACTCGCAATTGGACATTCTATGGGAGGAATATTACTGTATGCCAGGCTATCACGGTGTG GTTTGGAAGGGAGAGAGCCTGGATTAGCTGCTGTTGTTACTTTGGCTTCATCACTTGATTACACATCATCTAAGTCCGCACTCAAACTGCTTCTACCCCTT GCTGATCCTGCTCAGGTTCTCAACGTTCCTGTCATTCCTCTACGGACATTACTGGCTGCTGCTTATCCTCTTTCATCTCGCGCTCCTTATGTCTTGGCTTGGCTTAATGAAATGATATCTGCCACAGACATGATGCATCCAGACTCGCTGAAAAAGCTTGTGCAGAACAGCTTTT GCAATATTCCTGCTAAACTTCTTTTGCAGTTGGCTACAGCTTTTCAGGAGCAAGGGCTCCGTGATAGAAGTGGTAAAATTTACTACAAGGATCACCTTCACAAAAGTAGTGTGCCTGTCTTGGCTCTTGCTGGAGATCTAGACCAGATCTGCCCACCGGAAGCTGTATATG AAACGGTGAAGCTTATTCCTGAGAACTTGGTGAACTACAAAGTGTTTGGGGATGCTGATGGTCCACATTATGCTCATTATGACTTGGTGGGAGGACACATG GCAACAGAACAATTGTATCCCTGCATAGTCCAATTTTTAAGCCGATATGATGGGACAAGCTAG
- the LOC107827380 gene encoding uncharacterized protein LOC107827380 isoform X3, producing MVMVIQYSIGRSAIQIASAFRHCHISYHLACCVRVMRAFSTATENSSSSGAHYNNKVSNKPPICTADELHYVSLNASDWRLALWRYLPPPQAPRRNHPLLLLSGVGTNAIGYDLSPESSFARYMCNQGFDTWILEVRGTGLSVQESDSKNIEKSAHTASNEMEAATDNANDRGLSASQQSTDVQGASEKHDAALVKEEPTVVSTVWDESRVVAKLTDAFMRLSERVSGFVSGSQSKIVSAKLVHQISKLLEDSFLYKRVNAIRKKLLSLLETRENSAVLTSQVGELSKKLEQVDLILKYDWDFDHYLEEDVPAAMEYIKVQTRPKDDKLLAIGHSMGGILLYARLSRCGLEGREPGLAAVVTLASSLDYTSSKSALKLLLPLADPAQVLNVPVIPLRTLLAAAYPLSSRAPYVLAWLNEMISATDMMHPDSLKKLVQNSFCNIPAKLLLQLATAFQEQGLRDRSGKIYYKDHLHKSSVPVLALAGDLDQICPPEAVYAETVKLIPENLVNYKVFGDADGPHYAHYDLVGGHMATEQLYPCIVQFLSRYDGTS from the exons ATGGTTATGGTGATTCAATACAGTATTGGCCGATCGGCAATACAAATTGCCTCTGCCTTCCGCCATTGCCACATTTCTTATCATCTGGCATGTTGTGTGAGAGTGATGAGAGCTTTCTCGACTGCAACAGAAAACAGCAGCAGCAGCGGCGCTCATTATAATAATAAGGTGTCGAATAAGCCACCAATATGCACCGCCGACGAGCTCCACTACGTCTCCCTTAATGCTTCTGATTGGAGACTTGCTCTCTGGCGCTACCTTCCCCCTCCCCAG GCTCCAAGGAGAAATCATCCGCTTCTTCTGTTGTCAGGCGTAGGGACTAATGCCATTGGATATGATCTTTCGCCTGAG TCATCATTTGCTCGGTACATGTGTAATCAAGGATTTGATACTTGGATTCTTGAAGTTCGTGGGACTGGGTTGAGCGTGCAGGAATCGGATTCCAAAAATATTGAGAAGTCTGCGCACACAGCATCTAATGAGATGGAAGCTGCCACTGATAATGCTAATGACAGAGGTCTTTCTGCATCACAGCAGTCCACAGATGTCCAGGGCGCCTCAGAAAAGCATGATGCAGCCTTGGTCAAAGAAGAGCCCACTGTGGTTTCAACAGTATGGGATGAGTCACGAGTGGTGGCTAAACTTACAGACGCTTTTATGCGCTTGTCAGAGAGAGTCTCTGGCTTTGTCAGTGGAAGTCAGTCGAAGATTGTCTCTGCTAAACTTGTTCATCAAATATCAAAATTATTGGAGGATTCTTTCCTTTACAAACGGGTTAACGCAATAAGGAAGAAATTGTTAAGTCTGCTCGAGACGAGGGAGAACTCAGCTGTCCTCACTAGCCAAGTCGGGGAACTGAGCAAAAAGCTA GAACAGGTTGACTTAATCCTCAAGTATGATTGGGACTTTGATCATTACCTGGAAGAGGATGTCCCTGCTGCG ATGGAATATATAAAGGTCCAAACTAGACCAAAGGATGATAAACTACTCGCAATTGGACATTCTATGGGAGGAATATTACTGTATGCCAGGCTATCACGGTGTG GTTTGGAAGGGAGAGAGCCTGGATTAGCTGCTGTTGTTACTTTGGCTTCATCACTTGATTACACATCATCTAAGTCCGCACTCAAACTGCTTCTACCCCTT GCTGATCCTGCTCAGGTTCTCAACGTTCCTGTCATTCCTCTACGGACATTACTGGCTGCTGCTTATCCTCTTTCATCTCGCGCTCCTTATGTCTTGGCTTGGCTTAATGAAATGATATCTGCCACAGACATGATGCATCCAGACTCGCTGAAAAAGCTTGTGCAGAACAGCTTTT GCAATATTCCTGCTAAACTTCTTTTGCAGTTGGCTACAGCTTTTCAGGAGCAAGGGCTCCGTGATAGAAGTGGTAAAATTTACTACAAGGATCACCTTCACAAAAGTAGTGTGCCTGTCTTGGCTCTTGCTGGAGATCTAGACCAGATCTGCCCACCGGAAGCTGTATATG CAGAAACGGTGAAGCTTATTCCTGAGAACTTGGTGAACTACAAAGTGTTTGGGGATGCTGATGGTCCACATTATGCTCATTATGACTTGGTGGGAGGACACATG GCAACAGAACAATTGTATCCCTGCATAGTCCAATTTTTAAGCCGATATGATGGGACAAGCTAG